In Candidatus Nitrosotenuis uzonensis, one DNA window encodes the following:
- a CDS encoding AAA family ATPase, which produces MRLRKFRVRAYRCIHDSGEIRVGDLAAFVGRNESGKTTILQALTLLNKEERVSELDLCDEMTEELKSEMTLVEGEFALSASETKLIKERFPHLPEITHLKIFRTNKVPRVQYEFGDVKLSDEKNKALNSWENYTEKILDFVSTIPNHIRIQLDTKFFEGPPPKNRDEFLQEMTVFNNALNMLAADEPYIVSGWSQFYQNAEKTYDELLVGTTEKTALENFLLEHLHPRFVYFSDYKKIYGNINLDEYIKEIKRPEGLDYAEEFDKAETVRNLFYLAELDTDKLEEYKNSPPKLIKLLNTASRRLTDRLNPAWKGDPIHVDLRYNPGNVMSVVISDVHKDGTVTNTGLLSRRAEGFKWTFSFIVNFAAETQKAELKEAILLLDEPARNLHPAQQMGISDLLKNLAGSNQVLYATHSPFMIFDYTPGNLLVVELDKRKHLSRIHYDYWDADDATLIPILYGLSRGLVESIVDREIGTNSRPVIIVETMSDAMYLNAFDKFLEDPNISMNPLNVVASYSKNSVLPLAIFYRNHGHNVFVVLDNTAESKKIAEQLKAKEFTDMQILYLEQGGKPIESIEDLIVPDDYLHAVNQTYEIKLRKEGFRNLTKEEILARGKKGIVDALNDIWYEHKDDGWEEFDVEEIARYICEKISLKEAEFLSDKTKDQFRGFFRLIAERIRQHQNITAQVGLSKYQRNRPK; this is translated from the coding sequence TTCGAGTCAGAGCATACAGGTGCATACATGATTCCGGAGAAATCAGAGTTGGGGACCTAGCCGCATTCGTTGGGAGGAACGAATCTGGCAAGACCACCATATTGCAGGCCCTAACTTTGTTAAACAAGGAGGAGCGTGTATCTGAGCTTGACCTGTGTGATGAGATGACAGAGGAGCTAAAATCCGAAATGACCCTCGTTGAGGGAGAGTTTGCCCTATCTGCATCCGAGACCAAGCTGATAAAGGAGAGGTTTCCACACCTACCAGAGATAACGCACCTTAAGATATTCAGAACCAATAAGGTTCCAAGAGTACAGTACGAATTTGGAGATGTCAAGCTGAGCGATGAGAAAAACAAGGCACTCAACTCTTGGGAAAACTATACTGAAAAGATTTTGGACTTTGTATCCACCATTCCGAACCACATACGAATACAGCTGGACACCAAGTTCTTTGAAGGCCCGCCCCCAAAGAATAGGGACGAGTTTCTGCAAGAGATGACGGTCTTTAACAACGCACTCAATATGCTTGCAGCAGACGAGCCGTACATTGTATCAGGATGGTCGCAGTTCTACCAGAACGCTGAAAAAACTTATGATGAGTTGCTTGTTGGTACTACCGAAAAAACAGCACTTGAGAATTTCCTTTTGGAGCATCTGCATCCCAGATTTGTGTATTTTTCCGATTACAAAAAGATCTATGGCAATATCAATTTAGACGAATACATCAAGGAGATAAAAAGGCCAGAAGGTCTTGACTATGCCGAAGAGTTCGACAAGGCAGAGACAGTCAGAAACCTCTTTTATCTTGCAGAGCTTGACACAGACAAGCTTGAAGAATACAAGAACAGCCCGCCCAAGCTTATCAAACTGCTAAACACTGCTAGCAGGAGGCTCACTGACAGGCTCAACCCTGCATGGAAAGGCGACCCAATCCATGTCGATCTGAGATACAATCCAGGCAATGTTATGAGTGTGGTCATATCGGACGTTCACAAGGATGGAACTGTCACCAACACCGGACTGTTGAGTAGACGCGCAGAAGGATTCAAATGGACTTTCTCGTTCATTGTCAATTTTGCCGCCGAAACGCAAAAGGCAGAACTAAAAGAGGCAATTTTGTTGCTTGATGAGCCGGCAAGGAACCTGCACCCCGCCCAACAGATGGGCATATCCGACCTGTTAAAGAACTTGGCAGGTTCAAACCAGGTACTTTACGCAACGCACTCACCGTTTATGATATTTGATTATACGCCAGGAAATCTGCTGGTAGTTGAGCTTGACAAAAGAAAACATCTCTCACGAATCCATTATGATTATTGGGATGCTGACGATGCCACACTCATTCCTATCCTGTATGGCCTGTCAAGAGGCCTTGTAGAGTCAATAGTAGACAGAGAGATAGGAACCAACTCAAGGCCCGTCATCATAGTGGAAACCATGTCAGATGCAATGTACCTTAACGCATTTGACAAGTTCCTTGAGGATCCAAATATTTCCATGAACCCACTTAATGTAGTAGCTTCATATAGCAAAAATTCTGTGCTGCCGCTTGCGATATTTTACAGAAATCATGGACATAACGTCTTCGTAGTGCTAGACAACACCGCAGAATCAAAAAAGATTGCAGAACAACTGAAGGCAAAAGAGTTCACAGACATGCAAATATTGTATCTTGAGCAAGGAGGAAAGCCAATAGAGTCAATCGAGGATCTCATAGTGCCAGATGACTACCTCCATGCAGTAAACCAGACCTATGAGATAAAGCTCAGAAAGGAGGGCTTTAGAAACCTGACAAAGGAGGAGATCCTGGCAAGAGGTAAAAAAGGCATAGTCGATGCTCTCAACGATATTTGGTACGAACACAAAGATGATGGGTGGGAAGAGTTCGATGTTGAGGAAATTGCAAGGTACATCTGTGAGAAGATATCCCTCAAAGAGGCCGAATTTCTATCTGATAAGACAAAAGACCAGTTCCGGGGCTTTTTCAGACTCATTGCTGAAAGAATAAGACAGCACCAGAACATCACAGCCCAGGTGGGTCTGAGCAAATATCAGCGCAACAGACCAAAATAG
- a CDS encoding biofilm-associated protein produces the protein MFIDSKMSMRMLFVALMLFAAVAIGVPAAFAETAAKGTGFEKTSIIEFTNNDTVEINTVRIWLGKDIGDFKSFKTEKGWTGTKSAEGLLIFTSSKPLKPGESVKFGIKTEVGNPAINWRTLDTRGNELTTGRTEIGKPVQDTSIQTPKDTPQTPVAPAAPTNLDSAKFRIIPESPKNGDEIRVIGEGFPPNSHFNFLIDNEKLDDFSSDGSGNVLGRAKIPLNKQEGRVEFALSDDQGQKKTLSIRIVGGENIATVPSTQKLVVNPGSNIFGPGDTATVSGMAKPGSAVAITAKDASGKKIYEAVAQVDSQGKWSHETVIPPDAELGTRTIEFTNGQETITKTISISVTKTIRITPSSIRYEPGDRMLFNGTASTTQPVEIFIKDPIGKEIYSDILTVNETGTINFGFQTTQTSTKGTYVVIATQGQDSEILRIGLGEAPSEQLVAKFDKLNYASTETARLTIQGPAKAAVSLLIIDPSDRAKLTDSVTLGLDGRKDYEINLSGYKSGVYSVVLKYLKSQVSEVFAVGLSTGSGEIKLQATKQTYLLGEGMLLLGSSKPNVLIKLEMYDPSGELIKRKEVFTDKEGKFSEGTFRIPADAKQGMWVVRGTSGPNYAETKVEVVGTVEQAFVVNVDKSTPYRSGDLVKIVGAGGGKTQTVIVTMFDPKGAKYAELNTFSTSTGSFQITWKVPGSIDPGEYKIVAKLGNDNAETKLTIQ, from the coding sequence ATGTTTATTGATTCTAAGATGAGTATGAGGATGCTATTTGTGGCTTTGATGCTCTTTGCAGCCGTTGCTATCGGAGTTCCCGCAGCATTTGCTGAGACGGCAGCCAAGGGGACAGGATTTGAAAAGACATCAATTATAGAATTTACAAACAACGATACTGTTGAGATAAACACTGTCAGGATATGGTTAGGAAAAGATATTGGCGATTTCAAGTCGTTCAAGACAGAGAAAGGCTGGACAGGCACAAAGTCGGCTGAAGGACTTTTAATATTCACATCGTCAAAGCCGCTAAAACCAGGCGAGTCTGTAAAGTTTGGCATAAAGACTGAAGTTGGTAACCCGGCAATCAACTGGAGAACACTCGATACAAGAGGCAATGAGCTTACAACCGGTAGAACCGAGATAGGAAAACCAGTACAAGATACTTCAATACAGACCCCAAAAGACACTCCACAAACGCCCGTAGCACCAGCAGCGCCTACTAACTTGGACAGTGCAAAGTTCAGGATAATTCCTGAGAGCCCCAAGAACGGCGATGAAATCAGAGTGATAGGAGAAGGGTTCCCGCCTAATTCACATTTTAACTTTTTAATTGACAACGAAAAGCTTGACGATTTTTCATCTGACGGTTCAGGCAACGTTCTGGGACGTGCAAAGATTCCATTAAACAAGCAGGAAGGCAGAGTCGAGTTTGCATTATCAGATGATCAGGGACAGAAAAAGACGCTCAGTATACGCATTGTGGGAGGGGAAAACATTGCTACAGTCCCAAGTACGCAAAAACTGGTTGTCAACCCAGGCAGTAACATATTCGGTCCAGGAGATACTGCCACTGTAAGTGGCATGGCAAAGCCCGGTTCCGCAGTAGCTATAACTGCCAAGGATGCATCAGGTAAAAAGATCTACGAGGCAGTGGCTCAAGTTGACTCGCAAGGAAAATGGTCTCATGAGACAGTCATTCCTCCAGATGCAGAGCTTGGAACCAGAACAATCGAGTTTACTAACGGTCAGGAGACCATAACAAAAACAATAAGCATATCAGTCACAAAGACAATCAGAATTACACCATCGTCAATCAGGTATGAGCCAGGAGACAGAATGCTCTTTAATGGAACGGCCTCAACAACGCAACCTGTTGAGATCTTCATAAAGGATCCAATTGGAAAGGAGATTTATTCAGATATTCTTACTGTGAATGAGACTGGCACGATAAATTTTGGATTCCAGACCACGCAGACATCGACGAAAGGAACGTATGTAGTAATTGCCACACAGGGACAGGACAGCGAGATTCTTCGAATAGGACTTGGCGAGGCTCCAAGCGAGCAGTTAGTTGCCAAGTTTGACAAGTTAAATTATGCTTCTACTGAGACTGCAAGGCTCACCATACAAGGGCCGGCAAAGGCAGCAGTGTCACTTTTGATAATAGACCCATCAGACAGAGCAAAACTCACCGACAGTGTTACTTTGGGACTTGATGGTAGAAAAGACTACGAGATAAATCTGAGCGGCTACAAATCAGGAGTCTATTCGGTTGTGCTAAAATACCTAAAATCGCAGGTAAGCGAGGTCTTTGCAGTAGGGCTGTCAACAGGCTCTGGCGAGATAAAGCTACAGGCGACCAAGCAAACATATCTGCTTGGCGAAGGAATGCTCTTACTTGGATCCTCAAAACCCAACGTGCTAATCAAACTTGAAATGTACGATCCGTCAGGCGAGTTAATCAAAAGAAAAGAAGTATTCACTGACAAGGAAGGCAAATTCTCAGAAGGAACGTTCAGGATTCCCGCAGATGCAAAGCAGGGAATGTGGGTAGTCAGGGGCACAAGCGGTCCAAATTACGCTGAAACAAAAGTGGAAGTTGTAGGCACAGTAGAGCAGGCATTCGTAGTTAATGTGGACAAGTCTACACCATACCGTAGTGGCGACCTTGTCAAGATAGTTGGCGCAGGCGGCGGAAAAACACAGACTGTGATTGTGACAATGTTTGATCCAAAGGGAGCAAAATATGCCGAGCTTAACACATTCTCTACCAGTACAGGAAGCTTCCAGATAACGTGGAAGGTTCCAGGAAGCATAGATCCTGGTGAGTATAAAATTGTGGCAAAGCTAGGAAACGATAACGCCGAGACTAAACTCACAATACAGTAG
- a CDS encoding adenine phosphoribosyltransferase, with product MNLQNIITEYPNFPKKGILFRDISPILKNPAALSHVVDEFAKKFHTNDVDIFAGIESRGFPLACAMALRYNKGMIMIRKQGKLPGSTVKRSYNIEYGKATMEIQRNAVNKDQRVVICDDLLATGGTAKAAAELIEKLGGQVAGFAFIVELTDLQGIKKIEKYKCESLVRY from the coding sequence GTGAACCTACAGAACATTATCACAGAATATCCAAACTTTCCAAAGAAGGGCATTCTGTTTCGCGACATCAGTCCAATTTTGAAAAATCCGGCCGCATTGTCTCACGTGGTAGACGAGTTTGCAAAGAAATTTCACACAAATGATGTAGATATATTTGCAGGGATAGAATCAAGAGGATTCCCGCTTGCTTGCGCCATGGCCCTGCGCTACAACAAGGGCATGATAATGATACGAAAGCAAGGCAAGCTTCCAGGCAGTACAGTCAAAAGATCATACAATATCGAGTACGGCAAAGCAACCATGGAGATCCAAAGAAACGCAGTTAACAAAGATCAGAGAGTCGTAATCTGTGATGATCTTTTGGCAACAGGAGGAACTGCAAAAGCTGCTGCAGAACTAATTGAAAAGCTAGGCGGCCAAGTTGCAGGATTTGCATTCATTGTAGAGCTCACGGATTTGCAAGGGATCAAAAAGATTGAAAAATACAAGTGCGAGTCGCTGGTGAGATACTAG
- a CDS encoding S-methyl-5'-thioadenosine phosphorylase — protein sequence MEQADIGIFGGTGIYDSGLLEDPKEITVETPYGKTSDSITVGIFRGKKIAFMPRHGKKHTIPPHLINFRANIWAFKQLGIKRIVSPSAVGSLKEELAPGAFVLPNQFLDFTKSRNGTFSEEGRVIHISVADPFCPELQGALKEAAKAQNIPIHSERTYVCIEGPRFSTKAESRFFRSTGADIIGMTLVPECQLAREAQMCYASICTVTDYDVWAEKPVTAKEVLETLKKNVENTKKILTSIPDLIPQSRSCSCAKALEEAEF from the coding sequence GTGGAACAGGCAGACATAGGAATCTTCGGTGGCACCGGCATCTATGATTCCGGACTCTTAGAAGATCCGAAAGAAATCACGGTCGAGACTCCGTACGGCAAGACCTCAGATTCTATCACTGTGGGGATTTTCAGGGGTAAAAAAATTGCATTTATGCCAAGACATGGTAAAAAACACACGATCCCTCCTCATTTGATAAACTTTAGAGCAAATATTTGGGCATTCAAGCAGCTTGGAATTAAGAGAATAGTTTCACCGTCGGCAGTTGGAAGCCTCAAAGAGGAGCTTGCCCCCGGAGCATTTGTGTTGCCAAATCAGTTCTTGGATTTTACAAAATCAAGAAATGGTACTTTTTCTGAGGAAGGCAGGGTTATCCACATCTCGGTTGCAGATCCATTTTGTCCTGAACTCCAAGGTGCGCTCAAAGAAGCTGCGAAGGCACAAAACATACCAATACACAGCGAGCGAACTTATGTTTGCATTGAGGGGCCAAGATTTTCCACAAAGGCAGAATCAAGGTTCTTTCGGTCCACGGGTGCAGACATTATTGGGATGACACTCGTTCCAGAATGTCAGCTTGCCAGGGAGGCCCAGATGTGCTATGCGTCAATATGCACTGTAACTGATTATGACGTTTGGGCGGAAAAACCAGTTACTGCAAAGGAGGTTCTTGAGACACTCAAAAAGAATGTAGAGAACACGAAAAAGATCCTCACATCAATACCAGACCTCATTCCTCAATCAAGAAGCTGTTCATGCGCCAAGGCGCTAGAAGAAGCTGAATTCTAA
- a CDS encoding MarR family transcriptional regulator, whose translation MSLEKISDDLVSELKLSPLQAKVFLHVTLNGKMNTAQIARDLAISQDEAQQIAKSLVDLGGFIDISSTDFEAMHPRFTAVNMYRRMCAKHNIEFKKNLVVDNIGVALERHYDRARTK comes from the coding sequence TTGAGTCTTGAAAAAATCTCAGATGATCTTGTGAGCGAGCTTAAACTCAGTCCACTCCAGGCCAAAGTATTCTTGCATGTGACACTAAACGGCAAGATGAACACTGCCCAGATTGCCAGGGATCTTGCAATAAGCCAAGATGAAGCACAACAGATTGCAAAGAGCTTGGTCGATCTTGGCGGATTTATCGATATCTCCTCGACAGATTTTGAGGCCATGCACCCACGATTTACTGCAGTGAATATGTATAGGCGGATGTGCGCCAAGCATAACATAGAGTTTAAGAAAAATCTCGTGGTCGATAACATCGGCGTGGCTTTGGAAAGACACTATGATCGTGCAAGGACTAAATAA
- a CDS encoding sensor histidine kinase, protein MNRKYLNRETKGAADAFDGTQKEIYLEKTPSESSAEEVIHVLGSDIKDVNDSISAMSKQIVAQKARIEAIGKKQKDFDADVRAFQKDTSDPITGTEFENLGSEFESDKIIKGISMLVENEIQNRITNLEKQLDYEKKNSKIFSTSVEETLAKFLLVEKNLKSTNHKLEDEIREKTAQIIRSERLSAIGELASRLAHDLKNPLTVIKGTVHLLKHNNNGNIDELTKRRIEVIEKSIFRMTHQIDGVLDFVRESPLKKETSSLNEIIISAIQTMMVPSNVSIFFPREDIVFLCDPHKMQVVFANLILNSIQAIGAKKGKIVIHASKTEKDLLIAVEDDGPGIDPRVLGRIFDPLFTTKQEGTGLGLASVKNIVNQHGGKISASTNPTIFSIKIPLY, encoded by the coding sequence TTGAATAGAAAGTATCTTAACAGAGAGACAAAAGGTGCTGCCGATGCATTCGATGGAACGCAAAAAGAGATCTACCTTGAGAAAACACCGTCAGAGAGCTCTGCAGAGGAAGTCATCCATGTCTTGGGTTCGGACATTAAAGATGTCAACGACAGCATAAGCGCCATGAGCAAACAGATAGTAGCACAGAAAGCCAGAATTGAGGCAATAGGCAAAAAACAAAAAGATTTCGATGCAGATGTAAGAGCTTTCCAAAAAGACACATCTGATCCAATAACAGGTACCGAGTTTGAAAATCTCGGAAGCGAGTTTGAGTCAGACAAGATAATCAAAGGTATCTCAATGCTTGTGGAAAACGAAATACAGAACAGAATAACAAACTTGGAAAAACAGTTAGACTATGAGAAAAAAAACTCGAAGATATTTAGTACCAGTGTTGAAGAAACTCTTGCAAAATTCCTCCTAGTCGAGAAGAATCTAAAGTCAACAAATCACAAATTGGAAGATGAGATAAGAGAAAAAACAGCACAGATAATCCGCTCTGAGCGGTTATCGGCTATAGGAGAACTTGCATCACGGCTTGCCCATGATCTGAAAAACCCATTAACAGTAATCAAAGGAACTGTACATCTCCTAAAGCATAACAATAACGGAAATATTGATGAGCTTACAAAAAGGAGAATAGAAGTCATAGAAAAATCGATTTTCCGGATGACGCATCAGATTGATGGCGTGCTTGATTTTGTAAGAGAGTCACCTCTCAAAAAGGAAACATCATCATTAAACGAGATAATAATTTCCGCTATACAGACCATGATGGTACCATCAAATGTCTCAATCTTCTTTCCAAGGGAGGATATTGTATTTTTGTGCGATCCTCACAAGATGCAGGTCGTTTTTGCAAACCTCATACTCAATTCCATACAGGCAATAGGCGCCAAGAAGGGCAAAATAGTAATACATGCATCAAAGACTGAGAAAGATCTTCTCATAGCAGTAGAAGATGATGGGCCAGGAATCGATCCGAGAGTACTTGGAAGGATATTTGATCCGTTGTTCACCACAAAGCAGGAAGGTACAGGACTTGGTCTTGCAAGTGTTAAAAACATAGTCAACCAGCACGGTGGTAAGATCTCTGCAAGTACAAATCCGACCATTTTTTCAATCAAAATCCCTCTTTACTAG
- a CDS encoding Hsp20/alpha crystallin family protein: MSSYKRTYSNASSLNFIVPIMIILFLGLVYIMSLRYGHGSVSFILIGIASITMIYWGFVIKKMAKTEKPKYTVRDTESKNWVYDLIKGDSEVVFVAEVPGPDDKITVRLIEGVLYVRGSGNFAKEVPIEGASDMQIQDFKYRNGVLTLRIGRPTGS, encoded by the coding sequence TTGTCCAGCTACAAAAGAACCTATTCCAATGCATCCTCGCTCAACTTCATAGTACCCATAATGATCATTTTGTTTTTGGGACTAGTATACATAATGTCACTCCGATACGGTCACGGCTCAGTTAGTTTCATTCTAATAGGAATTGCCTCCATTACTATGATCTACTGGGGATTTGTCATCAAAAAGATGGCAAAGACAGAAAAACCAAAGTACACTGTACGCGACACTGAAAGCAAAAACTGGGTGTATGATCTGATAAAGGGCGATAGCGAGGTCGTATTTGTGGCAGAAGTTCCAGGCCCAGATGACAAAATAACTGTGCGCCTGATTGAAGGAGTGCTTTACGTTCGAGGCTCTGGAAACTTTGCAAAGGAAGTACCAATAGAAGGCGCCTCAGATATGCAGATTCAAGATTTCAAGTACAGGAATGGCGTGCTTACACTGCGAATTGGCAGGCCTACAGGCTCTTAG
- a CDS encoding DNA topoisomerase IV subunit A, with the protein MSKSAKSKAEKIASAKRDSLLELLRTEGAKIYADLDKGQFPQFYVPSRSVSNIVYDKKLRQYILGKAAGLRSSRNMSQLRSFTQLIWLAFFANRLVHEKKSSTLRDIYYSSQAFAIDFEDQPESDNIIVDLEAVLARPREDFHIFPEERSSVFGDLTIEYTVPGYEGRRTNLSDHPDGYLIGPSLSSAELVDTSAELVIAIEKGGLFTRFVEEKVDKKFKAIIIDTAGQAPRSTRYLLKRLHDQMKLPVVILTDGDVYGEHIAMVIKSGSANAAHLRDLTVPDAKWVGVWASDIEKYKLPTIPMTESDIKRIYDLQKDPRYQEGIWKKELEIFLKIKRKAELEAFSKYGLTNITDKYLPEKLEIAKSL; encoded by the coding sequence ATGTCGAAGTCAGCGAAGAGTAAAGCAGAAAAGATTGCATCCGCAAAGAGGGATTCTTTACTTGAATTGCTCAGAACGGAAGGTGCAAAGATATATGCTGACCTTGACAAAGGACAATTCCCACAGTTTTACGTGCCAAGTAGATCCGTTAGCAACATAGTCTATGATAAAAAACTCAGGCAATACATACTAGGTAAGGCAGCAGGGCTTAGAAGCTCGCGTAACATGTCACAGCTACGCTCCTTTACTCAGCTCATATGGCTCGCATTCTTTGCAAACAGGCTGGTTCATGAAAAAAAATCATCAACGCTCAGAGACATTTACTATTCATCACAGGCATTCGCAATTGATTTTGAGGACCAGCCAGAATCAGATAACATAATTGTGGATTTGGAGGCAGTACTTGCAAGGCCAAGAGAAGACTTTCACATATTCCCGGAAGAGCGAAGCAGTGTATTTGGGGATCTTACAATAGAGTATACAGTACCTGGTTATGAAGGAAGAAGAACTAATCTGTCGGACCATCCAGACGGATATCTTATCGGGCCCAGTTTGAGCAGCGCGGAGCTAGTTGATACGAGCGCCGAACTTGTGATTGCAATAGAGAAAGGTGGTCTTTTTACAAGGTTTGTTGAAGAAAAGGTAGACAAGAAATTCAAGGCAATAATAATAGACACTGCAGGCCAAGCACCACGTTCTACAAGATACCTGCTAAAGAGACTTCACGACCAGATGAAATTGCCTGTTGTAATACTTACCGACGGAGACGTTTACGGGGAACATATTGCAATGGTAATAAAATCCGGGTCTGCTAATGCAGCCCATCTGCGAGATCTTACAGTTCCTGACGCAAAGTGGGTTGGCGTCTGGGCATCGGATATTGAAAAATACAAACTCCCAACAATACCTATGACAGAATCTGACATCAAAAGGATATATGATTTGCAAAAGGATCCTAGATATCAGGAAGGAATATGGAAAAAAGAACTTGAAATATTTCTTAAAATAAAACGCAAGGCCGAACTCGAGGCTTTCTCAAAGTATGGACTTACAAACATCACAGACAAGTATCTACCAGAAAAACTAGAGATTGCTAAGAGCCTGTAG
- a CDS encoding DNA topoisomerase VI subunit B: MSKETFNQISPSEFFYRNRDLAGFSNPTRSLYTAVREFVENGLDACDQHGILPEIHLTIKAVEAEKPDPKPYVLTVKDNGPGMDSKHIPLAFGTVLYGSKFGLKQARGMFGLGATMAILYGQITTNKPVNVSSSIDGKTSHEFEMMLDIQKNKPVIIKHKTTNATKKGLTVSITLEGDYSKAGAKIRDYVYQTSLITPYATITFDDPKGERFHYKRIVNTMPPPPTIIKPHPHGVDVETIRRMILDTHYQIPVLDNAMIDKVKKELGLSKKNLNFEGIMTRAEKKWSSLSRPVRVIVAIMSFLQMDFEKIMKIRIDDVDLVHKHLTYWDFGESKSVTIDMPKSNPYYRQLANTVQGESVVSFLTKRFQRIGQATAIKFAEFAGLKPDKRIGSLTNEELVKLSDSLQKYEEFLSPDPSCLAPLGEEPLSKGIVQFFKPDFHAVIQRSASAYSGFPFVVEMGIAYGGQIPTGKMTVYRFANRIPLLYDEGSDVVVQVVNEMDWSRYKVKNDSPLVIVSHICSTRIPYKTVGKENVADRPEIEKEIRLALQFLARKLSAYMSKRGQAEIEKKRSNLYQKYLPLIAQFATELAGKTKEPDYKKILKDLNTNVEVSEE, translated from the coding sequence ATGTCTAAAGAAACATTTAACCAAATCTCGCCTAGCGAGTTCTTCTACAGAAATAGAGATCTTGCTGGATTTAGCAATCCTACACGATCACTATATACTGCCGTAAGGGAATTTGTTGAAAACGGCCTTGATGCATGTGACCAGCACGGAATACTGCCTGAAATACATCTGACAATAAAAGCTGTCGAAGCTGAAAAACCCGATCCGAAACCATATGTGCTAACCGTCAAGGACAACGGTCCTGGAATGGATTCAAAACACATTCCACTTGCATTTGGAACTGTACTTTATGGCTCAAAGTTCGGGCTCAAGCAAGCAAGAGGAATGTTTGGGCTTGGAGCAACCATGGCAATTCTTTACGGACAGATTACTACTAACAAGCCTGTCAACGTGTCAAGCTCAATTGATGGAAAAACATCACATGAATTTGAGATGATGCTTGACATACAAAAAAACAAACCCGTTATCATCAAGCACAAAACAACAAATGCAACAAAAAAAGGACTCACCGTGAGCATAACACTGGAAGGCGATTATTCCAAAGCCGGTGCCAAAATAAGAGATTATGTGTACCAGACTTCGCTTATTACTCCATACGCAACTATAACATTTGACGATCCCAAAGGGGAAAGATTCCACTACAAACGAATAGTCAATACCATGCCCCCACCACCTACAATAATCAAACCGCACCCGCATGGAGTGGATGTTGAGACAATTAGACGCATGATACTTGATACACACTATCAGATTCCAGTTCTGGATAATGCAATGATAGACAAGGTGAAAAAAGAGCTCGGCTTGTCAAAAAAGAATCTGAATTTTGAGGGAATAATGACTAGGGCAGAAAAAAAATGGTCGTCATTATCAAGACCGGTGCGAGTGATAGTGGCAATAATGTCTTTTCTGCAAATGGATTTTGAAAAAATAATGAAAATTCGTATAGATGATGTTGATCTAGTCCACAAGCATCTAACGTACTGGGATTTCGGAGAATCAAAATCGGTGACAATTGATATGCCAAAATCAAATCCGTATTACAGACAGCTTGCAAACACAGTGCAAGGCGAATCAGTGGTGTCGTTTCTCACAAAGCGATTCCAGAGGATAGGGCAGGCTACTGCAATAAAGTTTGCAGAATTTGCAGGGTTAAAGCCTGATAAGAGGATAGGCTCACTCACAAACGAGGAGCTGGTCAAGCTAAGCGATTCACTTCAAAAATATGAAGAGTTTTTATCTCCTGATCCGAGCTGCCTTGCACCACTGGGAGAAGAGCCGCTCTCAAAGGGCATAGTACAATTTTTCAAGCCCGATTTTCATGCGGTCATACAGCGTAGCGCATCTGCATACTCGGGATTCCCATTTGTGGTGGAGATGGGTATTGCGTATGGTGGACAGATTCCCACGGGAAAGATGACTGTATACCGATTTGCAAATAGGATACCATTGTTATACGATGAGGGCAGCGACGTGGTTGTTCAAGTGGTAAACGAGATGGACTGGTCCAGATACAAGGTAAAAAACGACTCCCCGCTTGTAATTGTAAGCCATATCTGTTCCACGCGTATTCCATACAAGACAGTAGGCAAGGAAAATGTAGCTGACAGACCAGAAATTGAAAAAGAGATCCGGCTTGCATTGCAGTTTCTTGCAAGAAAGCTATCCGCATACATGTCAAAAAGGGGGCAGGCAGAAATCGAGAAGAAAAGATCGAATCTGTATCAAAAATATCTGCCGCTCATAGCCCAGTTTGCAACCGAGCTGGCCGGAAAGACTAAAGAACCTGATTACAAAAAAATACTCAAGGATTTGAACACAAATGTCGAAGTCAGCGAAGAGTAA